In the genome of Planctomyces sp. SH-PL62, the window TGTGGGAAGCGCTGGTCAAGCTGGACGAGATCCTGGCCGAATCGAAGATCGGGCGCGGGGGCGCGGCGGCCCGCGAGGAACTGTCCCGGAAGGTCGCCAGGGCGTTGCGGCGGGCCTCCGGCGGCGGCGCGGCGATCGACGAGGAATGGCTCAGGGCGAGGGTCGCGGAAGCCGTCGCCGGCGGACGTCCCCGACGCCCCCGCGCGACGCCTCGCGCGGCGGCCGACGGCCTGGCCGTGCTCGGCCTGGGCGCCGGGGCCACGGTCGCCCAGGTCAAGGCCGCCTATCGTCGCAAGGCCGTCGAGATCCACCCCGACCGGGGCGGCAGCCACGAGGCGATGGCCGCGTTGAACAACGCCTACGAGGCGGCCCTCCGCTCCCTCGGCGCCTCGCGGGGCCGGCCTCCCCGCGCGAACGAGGCCGGCTGAAAACCCCGACGGCCTTCGAGGCCGGCGGCCGTCACTTCCAGACGAAATGGCCCAGGAGCAGGCCGGCGAGGAAGGCCAGCGGGACGGCCGCCAGGACGAGGAGCGACCACGCCAGGACGACGGCCGGGGCCAGGACGACGTCGGCCGGTCGTGGGACGGAGGGGGCGGCCGGGCGGATGGGGGAGGGATCGTAACGAATCGCGGGGATGACCGGATCGCCGGGGGCGGGGCTCGGGGAGACGATCGCGGCGAATTCGGGCTCGACGCGGATTTCCTCGGGGCTGAGGAGGTCGATTTCGGGGAGGGGCGCCGGGTCGACCGGCTCGGCTTCGGACCCGGCCCCGGGCTCGGGGACCTGAATCTCGGCGCGGCACTGGGGGCAGGTGGCGACGGCTCCCGCGCGTCGGGCCGAGGCGCCGAGCAGCTTGCCGCAGCGATAGCATCGAAACTTGATGGGCTGGTCGGACATCGTACGCCTCGTCGCGTCGGGGCCTCGCCGGTGGGGTCCAAGCTTCGAGGGTACGCCCGAGCGGCTCGCGCCGCCAGCCCGCGTTTCGACCGAACGCACGGGCCGTCGGGGCGCAAGGTCGAATATCGGAGCCCCGCGGAGCGTCCGTCTATCACCGACAACCGCGACGTCTCTCAAGACCGGAGGAACCCGCCGCATCCTGAGGGGACGCCGGGCGGCGGCGTCGGCTATGCTAGAGGATTGCGGGGGTGCCGAAGGGCTTCGGCGGGGATCGGGACGAGCTCAGGGAGGCGGCCATTGATGCACGAATCCTCGACGGGAGTCCAGGCGGGCGGCGGCGCGAGGCGGCCGATCGCCATCGCGGTCGCGGTCGCCGTCGCGGTCGGGGCGGGCCTCGCCGCCCGCGCCGACACCGTGGTGATGAAGAACGGCGTGAGCTACCGGACGCTCGCGGCCCCGGATCGCGACAACACGCTGCTGTACCTCTGGGACGGCGTCAAGAAGATCGTCGTCCGCGATTCGAAGGTCGAGCGGGTGGTCCCGGACAGCGTCCTCCGCACGGGTGAGAAGTTCTCGCTCGTGCAGCCGATGACGGTCCACGCCGGGATCATGCCGAAGGACGTGCTGAGCGTGTCCGCCGAGCCCTGGGACGAGAAGGGACGGCGGCGGTTCCGGTACGTCGGGCGGTCCGGGAAGCCCGTGACGATGGAGCAGGCGATCAATGAGATCACCCCCCACGTCGTCCGATACCGGGGGGTCGACGGCTTCTGGCAGGGCCAGGCCGCCACGGAATCGGTCCCTCGGCCGGTCCTCATGAGCCTGCTGCATCGGGTCGAGGAAGAGAACCAGGGGGAGCGCGAGCGGGTGGTCCGGTTCCTCCTGGGCGCCGGCTGGTACCCCGAGGCCAAGGCCGAGCTCGACCGTCTCATCAAGGATTTCCCCGGCAGCGACCTGAGCGAGCGGGCCGGGAGCGCCCGCCAGTTCATCGTCCAGGCCGAGGCCACCCAGCGGCGGTCGGACGTGGACGCGCTTCGACGCGCCCGGAGGCCCCGCGAGGCCGCGAGGCTCCTGAAGACGTTCGACGGCCCGGAGGTCCCCACCGAACTCCAGGTGGAAGTCCGCGAGATCGTCCGCCGCGACGAGGACCAGGCCCAGGCCGACCAGACGGTGCGCAACGACCTGCGGCGGATCGAGCTGAAGCTGGCGCCCACGGTCCACGCCGTCTGGAAAACCCGGCTTGCCGAGGTCCAGAGAGCGATGGCCGAGGCCCCCGACGCCGTCCGCGACCGCCTGGCCGCCTGGCGCAAGACCCGGGCCGAATCGAGCCCGACGGAGGCGGCCCAGCTCGCGCTGGCGATGTCGGGATACGTCGTCGGCCAGGACGCGGCCGTCGCCGACCTGGACGCGGCGGACGTCCTCTGGCAGGCCCGCGACCAGATCTCCGCCTACCTGACCAGCGACCCCGGCGACGAGGTCTCCCGCGAGGAGACGCTCGCCCGGCTCGACGACCTGGCCTGGCCCGACGCCTCCCCCGAGACGCCGGGCTACGCGCGCCTGGAGCTGGCCGAGCGGCTCTGCCGACTCATGCCCCCGCCGCTGCGACGCCCGGCCGACGAGAAGGCGGGAGGGGCCGTGGCCAACGTGGTCGACGCCGAGGACTCGATCCCCACCCACTACCTCGCCAAGCTCCCCCCGGAGTATCACCCCCTGCGGTCGTACCCGGCGGTCCTGCTCCTGCACTCGGGGACGGGTCCGCAAGCGGCCGTCGACCAGTGGGAGGCCGAGGCGGCGCGTCGCGGCTACATCCTGATCGCGCCCGAATACGGGACGACCGAAGGGGCGACCGAATACCAGTACACCCCCGGCGAGCACGCCGCCGCGGAGCTGGCCCTGCGCGACGCCCGGAAGCGCTACGCCATCGACCCCGATCGCGTCTTCGTGGCGGGCCAGCTCGCCGGCGGCAACATGGCGTGGGACCTGGGCCTGGGCCACCCCGACCTGTTCGCCGGCGCGGTCGTGGTCTCGGGCTTCCCGGCCAAGTACGTCCCGCGCAGCCTTTCCCAGCACGAGCGGCTCCCCCTGCTCTGCATGATGGGCGACCTGGCCCCGGCCGCCAACGAGGTCGTCTACGGCAACTACGCCAAGCCCATGATCCTCAAGGTCTGGGACGTCACCTACATGGAATTGAACCGTCGCGGCCTGGAGGAGTTCCCCGAGGAGATCCCCACCTTCTTCGACTGGATGGAGCCTCGCCGCCGCGACCCCTACCCCCGCGAATTCGAGGTCTCGACGGCCCGGATCTGCGACGACCGCCGCCACGGGATCGTCGTCGAGAGCTTCGCCGAGGGCCGGACCACCGCCGCCGAGGCGGTCGAGCCGCTGGGCCGCAACCTCAACCCCGCCACCCTCAAGATGCGGACCAGCACCCTCAGCAACCTCGTCGACCTGACCGTCAGCGGCGTCGGCAGGCTGGACGTCTGGCTCAGCCCCGAACTCGTCGACTTCAAGCGCAAGCTGGAAGTCCGGGTCAACCGAAAGCCCCTGTACAAGGACCAGCCCCGGCTGGAGCTGAAACCCCTGCTGGAAGACCTGCGGATCCGTGGGGACCGAGGCCAGATGTACTGGGTGAAGATCGAAGTCGGATGATTTGTTAGAATAAGACCGATCGCTGAATCTGGAAACGAATCGAAACCCGCCGAAGCTCCGGAGCGCCTCGCCACGATGGAACGACCAGATACGCCGGATTGGGTCCGCGACGCCGTCTTCTACCAGATCTTCCCCGATCGCTTCGCGCGCAGCCTGAGCGTGCCGAAGTCTCCGAACCTGGAAGCGTGGGGATCGCCGCCGACCTACAACGGCTACCAGGGGGGCGACCTGGTCGGCGTCGCCGAGCGCCTGGACTACCTCCAGGAGCTGGGCGTCAACGCCATCTACTTCACGCCGGTCTTCCAGTCGGCGTCGAACCATCGCTACCACACCCACGACTATGAGAAGGTCGACCCCATGCTGGGGGGGGACGCCGCGCTCCGCAGGCTCCTCGACGCCGCCCACGAGCGGGGGATGAAGGTGGTGCTCGACGGCGTGTTCAACCACGCCAGCCGGGGGTTCTTCCCGTTCCACGACATCCTGGAGAACGGGCCGGACTCCGCCTACGTCGATTGGTTCAAGGTCAGCGGGTTCCCCGTCAACGCCTATCACCTGGAAGTCTCCCCGAACTACGAGGCCTGGTGGAACCTCCCCGCCCTGCCCAAATTCAACATCCAGAACCCGGAGGTCCGGGAATACCTCTTCAACGTCGCCGTCAAGTGGATCGAATTCGGCATCGACGGCTGGCGGCTGGACGTCGCCAACGAGATCGAGGACGACGAGTTCTGGCGCGAGTTCCGACGCCGGGTGCGCCGGGCCAACCCCGAGGCCTACATCGTCGGCGAGGTCTGGACCGACGCCCAGCGCTGGCTCCACGGCGACATGTGGGACGCGGTGATGAACTACCACTTCACCCGCGCCTGCCTCGCCTTCTTCACACGCGGCGAGGTCGACCTGCCGGAGTTGCAGCGGACGAGCCTGCACCCGATCCCCGAGCCCGGCGCCGAGTCGTTCGCCCGCTCGATCGAGCGGCTGCACGGGATCTACGCCCCCGAGACCACCGCCGCCATGCTCAACCTGCTGGGGAGCCACGACATGGCCCGGTTCGTCACCCTGGCGCGCGGGGACGTCTCCGCGCTGCGGCTGGCGACCCTGTTCCAGATGACGTACCTCGGCGCCCCCTCGATCTACTACGGCGACGAGATCGGCCTGAGCGGCGGCCACGACCCGGCCAACCGCGGGGCCTTCCCCTGGGACCAGCCCGCAGCCTGGAACCGGGACCTGCTCCACGAGTTCCAGCGCCTGACCGCCCTGCGGCGTTCCCGCCCGTCGCTCCGTCGGGGATCGTTCCGGGTCCTCCACGCCGACGGCGACGTCTTCGCCCACGCCCGGAAGCTGGGCGAGGAGACGGTCCTCGTCGCGTTCAACGCCGGGACGACGCCCCGGCGGCTCGACCTCCCCGTGCACGATCAGGTCGCCGACGGCGTCGAACTGGCCGATCCCTGGTCGCACCAGGCCGCCGTCGTCGAGTCCGGCCTCGTCCGGGGCCTGGAACTCCCCCCCCGCTCGGGCAAGGTGCTGGCGACGCCCCTCGGCTCTTGAGGACGGACCAGATGAGCATGCGACGCCCGCCCCCCGCCTGGCGGCTCCCCCAGGGCGTGAATGCGCCTTTATGGGAGTACCTGAACACGCCCCGGCTAGCCGCCGAGGAGGACGCCTACTTCGCCGGGCACCCGCTGTTCGAGGCCGACGCCGAGGCGCTCGACCGGCGGTTCCGACCCCCCGGCCGGCTCGTCGACCTGGGCTGCGGGGCGGGTCGACACGCGATCCGGTTCGCGGGCCGGGGCTTCGAGGTCGTCGCGATCGACCTGGCCCGGCCGATGCTCGAAGTCGTCGGCCGCAAGGCGGAGGAGGCCGGGACGCGGCTCCTGACCGTGCAGGCCAACCTCTGCGACCTGGGCTGCCTCCCCTCCGCGAGCTTCGACTACGCCACCTCCATGTTCAGCACGCTCGGCATGATCCGGGGCCGGGACGCCCGCCGTCGGGCTCTCGGCGAGGCGGCCCGCGTCCTCAAGCCCGGCGGACGGCTGGCGCTGCACGCGCACAACCTCTGGCTCAACCTCCGCGACGCCCAGGGCCGGAGATGGCTCGTCCGCCAGGCGCTCGGGCTGCTCCGAAACCGCGACGACTTCGGCGACCGGCGGATGACTTATCGCGGCATCCCCGGCATGGAAGTCCACCTCTATCGCTGGGGCGAGCTGAAACGCGAGCTGCGACGCGCCGGGTTCCAGGTCGACGAGGCCATCCCGCTCGACGAGGTCACCGCCGCGCCCATCCCCTCCCCCGGCCGCTTCCCCAGCCTCCGCGCCGGCGGCTGGCTCGTCTTCGCGACCCGCCTCGGGAGCACCTCCTGACCCGTCGCCCCCAGGCTCAGGCGGTCGGTCGCCACCACGCCCGGCCGTGTGCGGCGATGGAATCGCCCCGCAAGCATTCTAAATATCTTTTCATAAACCTTCGCCCAGTCGC includes:
- a CDS encoding J domain-containing protein, which gives rise to MFLRSSNSGGRTSWTVVESYREGRWAKHRTIYKLGTHATREAAQAMWEALVKLDEILAESKIGRGGAAAREELSRKVARALRRASGGGAAIDEEWLRARVAEAVAGGRPRRPRATPRAAADGLAVLGLGAGATVAQVKAAYRRKAVEIHPDRGGSHEAMAALNNAYEAALRSLGASRGRPPRANEAG
- a CDS encoding PHB depolymerase family esterase, giving the protein MHESSTGVQAGGGARRPIAIAVAVAVAVGAGLAARADTVVMKNGVSYRTLAAPDRDNTLLYLWDGVKKIVVRDSKVERVVPDSVLRTGEKFSLVQPMTVHAGIMPKDVLSVSAEPWDEKGRRRFRYVGRSGKPVTMEQAINEITPHVVRYRGVDGFWQGQAATESVPRPVLMSLLHRVEEENQGERERVVRFLLGAGWYPEAKAELDRLIKDFPGSDLSERAGSARQFIVQAEATQRRSDVDALRRARRPREAARLLKTFDGPEVPTELQVEVREIVRRDEDQAQADQTVRNDLRRIELKLAPTVHAVWKTRLAEVQRAMAEAPDAVRDRLAAWRKTRAESSPTEAAQLALAMSGYVVGQDAAVADLDAADVLWQARDQISAYLTSDPGDEVSREETLARLDDLAWPDASPETPGYARLELAERLCRLMPPPLRRPADEKAGGAVANVVDAEDSIPTHYLAKLPPEYHPLRSYPAVLLLHSGTGPQAAVDQWEAEAARRGYILIAPEYGTTEGATEYQYTPGEHAAAELALRDARKRYAIDPDRVFVAGQLAGGNMAWDLGLGHPDLFAGAVVVSGFPAKYVPRSLSQHERLPLLCMMGDLAPAANEVVYGNYAKPMILKVWDVTYMELNRRGLEEFPEEIPTFFDWMEPRRRDPYPREFEVSTARICDDRRHGIVVESFAEGRTTAAEAVEPLGRNLNPATLKMRTSTLSNLVDLTVSGVGRLDVWLSPELVDFKRKLEVRVNRKPLYKDQPRLELKPLLEDLRIRGDRGQMYWVKIEVG
- a CDS encoding glycoside hydrolase family 13 protein; the protein is MERPDTPDWVRDAVFYQIFPDRFARSLSVPKSPNLEAWGSPPTYNGYQGGDLVGVAERLDYLQELGVNAIYFTPVFQSASNHRYHTHDYEKVDPMLGGDAALRRLLDAAHERGMKVVLDGVFNHASRGFFPFHDILENGPDSAYVDWFKVSGFPVNAYHLEVSPNYEAWWNLPALPKFNIQNPEVREYLFNVAVKWIEFGIDGWRLDVANEIEDDEFWREFRRRVRRANPEAYIVGEVWTDAQRWLHGDMWDAVMNYHFTRACLAFFTRGEVDLPELQRTSLHPIPEPGAESFARSIERLHGIYAPETTAAMLNLLGSHDMARFVTLARGDVSALRLATLFQMTYLGAPSIYYGDEIGLSGGHDPANRGAFPWDQPAAWNRDLLHEFQRLTALRRSRPSLRRGSFRVLHADGDVFAHARKLGEETVLVAFNAGTTPRRLDLPVHDQVADGVELADPWSHQAAVVESGLVRGLELPPRSGKVLATPLGS
- a CDS encoding class I SAM-dependent methyltransferase; this translates as MSMRRPPPAWRLPQGVNAPLWEYLNTPRLAAEEDAYFAGHPLFEADAEALDRRFRPPGRLVDLGCGAGRHAIRFAGRGFEVVAIDLARPMLEVVGRKAEEAGTRLLTVQANLCDLGCLPSASFDYATSMFSTLGMIRGRDARRRALGEAARVLKPGGRLALHAHNLWLNLRDAQGRRWLVRQALGLLRNRDDFGDRRMTYRGIPGMEVHLYRWGELKRELRRAGFQVDEAIPLDEVTAAPIPSPGRFPSLRAGGWLVFATRLGSTS